Part of the Zhongshania aliphaticivorans genome, TATCTTGACCAATTACAGGCATCAGATTGGCACTCACTTGCTCCAGAATGGACTGTAATTATTAAAGAAAATTCTCGAACTTTACGTTATAACGACAGCGTTAAATTAACTATAAAATATGTGCAAAATGACTCAAACAACCGCCAACGCCACATTTATATTGACGGCCAGCCATTAACACTAGAAATCAAAACGCTTTCAAGGACTGTCCTGTGAACTCGACGCCCATTTATCTACATCAAGCCGGTATTTGCTGTGCGTTAGGTAATACTATTAAGGAAGTAGACCACGCGCTATTCTCTCAAAATATTACTAGCCCACTCCGCTCCAGCGATGACTATTCTCCTGGCAAGCCCATTCCCTTAGGGCGAGTAAAAGATATCCCTGATGTTGCAATCGGTGGCGAAAATACACGAAACAATCGAATTTTAGCCCAAGCTGTCCTACCCATGCGTCAGGAGATAGAGGCATTAATCAAACGCCTAGGCAGCCATCGTATCGGCATCATTATTGGCACCAGTACATCGGGTATCGCCGAGTGTGAAGACGATATGCAGGTGAATGAAAATGGCTTCTATTTAAGCGACGACTATCACTATCGCAATCAGGAACTAGCGGCATCCAGTCGTTTTTTAGCCCATTGGCTAGGCATAGATGGTCCATGCTGGAGTGTTTCCTCAGCCTGTACATCTGGAGGAAAAGCCTTGGCCAGTGCAGCGCGATTGCTTAAAACTGGGATGTGCGACGCCGTTATTGCCGGTGGTGTAGACAGCCTATGCCGCATGACAGTAAACGGTTTTGACGCATTGGCAGTAACAACACAAAATCATTGCAACCCATTTAGCGCCAACCGTGACGGTGTAAATCTTGGCGAAGGCGCGGCAGTCTTTATTGTTAGCCGCGAACATGCCAAGGTGCGACTAGCAGGTTATGGCGAAACATCAGATGCCCACCATATTTCATCGCCAGATCCAGAGGGCAAAGGCGCCGAAGCCGCAATCAGAAAAGCGCTACACAATGCCAATTTACAGGCCGCAGATATTGATTACATCAATCTTCACGGCACCGCCACATTACAAAATGACTTAATGGAAGGCACTGCAATTCATCGCGTGTTCAACAATGACGTTCCATGCAGTTCGACAAAACCTTTAACTGGCCACACATTAGCCGCCGCCGGTGCAATCGAGGCCGCTTTTTGCTGGCTCACTGTCCAGCGAGAAGACAAGCAACTGCCGCCACATTTATGGGACGGCATTAAAGATAGTAAAATACCAGGCTTAACGGGGTTAGGATGCCCTGGGCTCGCACCGGCAAAGGCCGTAATGAGCAACTCCTTTGCCTTTGGCGGCAATAATTTGTCTTTAATTATGACCAGAGAATGCCATGAGTGATCACAATACTGACAGCGCTATAGCACCAATCAAAATTGCCCCTTTTATTCCTCATGACGGTGCCATGTCACTTTTGGATACTATTATTTCGCAACGACCCAACGGCATCACCGCTCAAGTTCGTATTAATGAAGACGCTTTATTTGCTGAAACTGAGGGCGTACCAAGCTGGGTAGGCATAGAATATATGGGACAAGCCATAGCCGCCTACGCAGGTCTAAAAGCGCGAACTTCCGGTGGTGCAGTTAAAATTGGCTTCCTTGTAAGCACTCGACGTTATGAGCCAATGTGTAGCCACTTTCCTCTTGGCAGTCTATTAGACGTATCTGTTGAAGCAGTAACAGATGGTAATACCGGCCTGCAAATATTTCAGTGCCAGATCACTGGTCACAACATAAGCGTGCAATCCAATCTCAATGTATTTATGCCTGACAACGTGGATCAATTTATGCTGGAGAATTTATCGTGAACAATAGCGTACTTGTCACTGGTTCAAGTCGAGGTATCGGACGCGCCATTGCGCTAGAAATTGCCCAAGCAGGCTACTCAGTTGTTATCCATTACCGCAAAGAACGAAGCCAAGCGGAGGAGCTTCAAAAGCACATAGCCAGCATTGGTGGAAATGCTCGCCTCCTTCAATTCGATGTTACTGACCGAGATCAATGCAAGCAAATACTTGAGACAGACATAGAGACTCATGGCGCTTATTATGGCGTGGTTTGTAACGCAGGTATTATTCGCGATGGTGCATTTCCTGCATTAAGCGGTGAGGACTGGGATTCCGTTATACACACAAACTTAGACGCATTTTATAACGTCTTACACCCACTCATTATGCCTATGGTAAGACGTCGCAAACCAGGCCGTATTGTTACGCTTGCATCGGTATCAGGGCTAATGGGTAATCGCGGCCAAACAAACTATAGCGCCTCAAAAGCTGGGATTATTGCCGCCAGTAAATCCTTGGCTCTAGAGCTCGCCAAACGTGAAATAACCGTCAACTGTGTTGCGCCTGGCCTAATTGAAACAGAAATGACAGACGACATATTGAGTAAAGAAGTGATGAATATGATTCCAGCCCGCAGAGCGGGCAAGGCTTCAGAAGTAGCCTCGTTAGTAAAATACTTACTTTCACCAGAGGCTGCTTACATAACCCGTCAGGTAATCTCTGTTAACGGAGGTATGTGCTAATGCGTCGAGTTGTCGTTACCGGTATGGCAGGCATATCCCCAATTGGCTCAGACTGGTCAACCATAGAGGACCACCTACGCTCAGGCACAAACGGTATAAAAGTGATGGAGGAATGGAATAAATACCCTGATCTCAATACCCGGCTTGGCGCA contains:
- the fabG gene encoding 3-oxoacyl-ACP reductase FabG, whose amino-acid sequence is MNNSVLVTGSSRGIGRAIALEIAQAGYSVVIHYRKERSQAEELQKHIASIGGNARLLQFDVTDRDQCKQILETDIETHGAYYGVVCNAGIIRDGAFPALSGEDWDSVIHTNLDAFYNVLHPLIMPMVRRRKPGRIVTLASVSGLMGNRGQTNYSASKAGIIAASKSLALELAKREITVNCVAPGLIETEMTDDILSKEVMNMIPARRAGKASEVASLVKYLLSPEAAYITRQVISVNGGMC
- a CDS encoding beta-ketoacyl-ACP synthase; the encoded protein is MNSTPIYLHQAGICCALGNTIKEVDHALFSQNITSPLRSSDDYSPGKPIPLGRVKDIPDVAIGGENTRNNRILAQAVLPMRQEIEALIKRLGSHRIGIIIGTSTSGIAECEDDMQVNENGFYLSDDYHYRNQELAASSRFLAHWLGIDGPCWSVSSACTSGGKALASAARLLKTGMCDAVIAGGVDSLCRMTVNGFDALAVTTQNHCNPFSANRDGVNLGEGAAVFIVSREHAKVRLAGYGETSDAHHISSPDPEGKGAEAAIRKALHNANLQAADIDYINLHGTATLQNDLMEGTAIHRVFNNDVPCSSTKPLTGHTLAAAGAIEAAFCWLTVQREDKQLPPHLWDGIKDSKIPGLTGLGCPGLAPAKAVMSNSFAFGGNNLSLIMTRECHE